The DNA sequence GTATGTCTGATGTTGAGAAAATAAACAGCTATACTCATGTTGTGCTGAAGATGACTTTGCTTATCTGAAGACCAAAGATCATTGTCCTGTGGAGACACATACCCTTCCTGATGGACAGGTCTGccttttgattcatttttttaatagttatGACTTAATATGATAATTGCTCATTTACTTGTTCCTGATTTTATGTTTGGTTGGTTCTAAGTTCAAGTTTATGCTCATCTAGATCTTACAATTGGTAATTTAACAGTGGTTATGGTAGTGGGAAGCAAATAAAAAGGGAAGTGACGATGGGTTGAATAATTAAGGCGGGAGCAGGGTTTTGTTTTTTATTGCCTTTCTTGAGTTAAACCATGCCTGAACAGAAAAGAGGAGGCGGTCGATGCTTGTTACTTTGGATTACATTTTGTTAATTCTGTATCAACGTCAAACTTTATGTTTTCGGCTGGTCATGAGGATTTTTCTTTCATTCTAATGTGTCTGAACAAGATTTAGGTTATTTAAGATTCTATTAGAGTTATTTGAGTTGAAATATGAAACAAGTtgcaaatctcttttttttttaatttttttttacgtcTTGATGTGGTGAAAAAAATTATCATTTGGGAAAGTAAATTGAATATTGCTTCATGTCTAAATCTGTTACTTTACCTGGAGATAACTAAATATTGATGGATAGTTATATCATAGTTTGTGAATATTTGATGGGCTCTAGTAGGTTTGTGACCATAGCCATTCCAGAGGAAGAATGTGGTTAATCCAACCTGAaacatgtatttttttatttggtCAATTATAACAAGTTACCGGTTTCCTACATGTTGAACAGTATGATCATATAGATGACGGACCTTTGCCTAACATTCTAGTGCAGGTGATAACAATTGGAAGAGAAATATATACAGTTGGTGAAGCTTTATTCCAGCCAAGTCTATTGGGTTTAGAGGCTCATGGCATTGTAGAGCAGCTTGTCTGTACTATTTCAACAGTGACATATGATAATCATCGGCAACTTCTGGAAAATACTGTGGTTTGTGGTGGCACTTCTTCTATGACTGGTAAACTGTTATTTTTGTTAGTTCTGATCTATCAAGTACAAATTTGATCAAAGCTTCAATTCTAATCTGTtacattttttacttttttattcaaAGCACAGTTGACATGTATTTTATCTCTGCATTTAACTTTTCACTAAATGGAGTCACAATTTTCGGTTAAGTGTATGGTGTCATATTCTTTGCTAAATTGTTGAGCCAATGAGGTTATATTTGATTTAGCCTATGAAAATATAACATTTAAGCTGTTTCATTCACTatctaaattttaataatttttatagggAAATATAACATTTAAGTTGTTTCATTCACTATTCCACCCTATTCCACCAACAAAGGATTCTACATATACTCTTGACCACTGAGGGAAAGCATAATCTCCTAATTGTGGAATTTCATGATTCAAACCAGGATTTTAACTACCATGTGTCCATGTCTTAGGACCAATTCCTATTTTGTAGTTTGGTTAAAAAAATTAGGTTATGGTCTTTATATTAATGATCCATTGATCATTAAACACACATCCGTTCAACCCCAAAGCCACAAGCTACTCATTTATTCTCTACTGCTTGATTACCTTATAATTACGTTTATTCTTAACTATTGTGTTAATGTTGATTTTGTATGTTCTATTCATATTTGAAGTACTGCTCTGTTTTAcaataataaaatcaatttgCATCTAAAGGTGGAATGTAGTGGTGATCTATATGATGATGTTTGAACTTTGATGCTACTCATATCTCAAATAGACAGAATTTACTAGATAGACAGAATATACTATTCTTCTGTCAGTGATTTAGGccctgtttgatttaatttttaaaaactgttttttagtttttgaaaacttaaaaaataaaaacctgtttgttctttaaaaaataaaaacctgtTTGTTCTATATACTATTCTTTTGGATAGCTTATTCTTTAATAtgtttaattcaattaaaatgttTACGCATCTAGCTTTAATTTAaactcacttttctttttcataaaCATTGTATTTttccattaatatatatatatatatatatatatatatatatatatatatatatatatatatatatatatatatatatatatatatatatatatatatatatatatatatatatatatattcaattaattCACATTCATTAAAACTTATCAATCAaatttttactttttcatttttaaaactgttttcaaaaactagatcatcaaacacaattttttaaaattctcttttcaaaaatactttttaaaactaatttataaaatagattttaaaaactaaaaacaagaAGCCATTCACATATAGTTTATGTTTTTTCTCTCTAGCAAGTATAACTTATATGGGTTTATGTATGCTGGACTGTTTGAATGACTTTGAATATGGTAGTGTGACTGGTTTGAGGTTTTATCTTATACCTGAACTGTTTGTGGCAGATTGAACACTCCTATACTGATGTGCACTAAATTATGCAGGTTAACCGATGGTTGTCAAGTTGTGGTTATAAGCTTTGGTATGAGATTCGAATATTCTTTGGAGGACCTGACGATAATGAAGCGCTTGCTTACGGTATGAGAATAGCCAAACATCCCGACATTGTGCTAACTGTTGTTAAATTTGTGTCTCCACCCGGAACAACATTATCATTCAGCGCTAAGTTAGTTGGTGTTGCATCGATAGAATATACTATGTTAGGAAGAATGTAAATAGGTTAACAGTTGATTGTATATTATCAAAGAATGTAAATAGGTTAACTGGTGATTGTATGTTATCATttcatcattaatttttttactgAGGTACTTTTGAATTTTCATTTGTATCATATTTCCAAAcaaatgatattattattatgattattattattattattatgattatgattattattatgattatgattatgattatgattatgattattattgttattgttattattattattattatcattattattattattattttgtgtaaaaaacaggtgcatataaaatatataattcaaaACAGCGCTATTTTaagtaaattatataaaaaaaattgtatagctTAGATAGCGCTTTACACTAAAAGCGTTGCCTAAAGTagcttttttttaaattttggtttactaaaagcgctgccgtAGGGGGggctttagcagcgcttttaaactAAAAGCGCTGGCTTAggtgggcctttagcagcgcttttaaattAAAAGTGCTGGCTTAGGGggacctttagcagcgctttccctTAAAAAAAACGCTGTCTTTACCTACAGCAGCGCTGgaatagacagcgctttaaagcgctgtctaaagccaaaaaaagcgctgtctaaggtcTTGTTTGGCGTAGTGGTCGTTGATGATGATTGAGAATGAAGGTTGTTGACGGTTGATGGAGTTATGGTGGTGGTTGAAGCTACGGAGGCGGCAGTTGCGGTGGCCGGAGTTTGTTACAGTTTGTAACAAACTCAGATGGAGGAGgagagaatgaactgagggataGAGAGAATGTGGAGAGAAAACGAGTGAGAGTGAGAGGGAGAGAGAATGAAAAGTGTGAAGTCGTCAAAATGCAAGTGATGAATGAGCCTTGTTTTATAGTGTTAGTGTATGGAGAATGGAGAGGGTTTCTTGAATGTGGGGCCTTAGTGGGTGAGCAATCTTGCGGCAACTTTGTTTCTTAGGTGTGGGACTTGTAGTATAGAGTTTGCCTTTGAAACTTAATGAACAAGCCTGTTGCTTATGGCCAACCTTGTGTCTACTTTCTGAAATCAGTATTTTGCATGGCTATATGTGGAATGATGGCAACAACACCTTGGTGCATGCTGCAAAATGAACGTGTCACCTTCTAGTCCAAGTGGTCCTTTTTGCAACTTTCTAACCCCCTAACCAATTTCTTAAATGATTTGTTCTTGGACTCATGGTGTAGGTGACATATGATGGAGCAAGTTCTGTGTTGCTATGATCAAGTAAGAATGCCCATAACCCCTTCAAAAATACCTTCGAGTATAGTGATACACTCTGAACATGAGGCTTGCGCGCATGACCTGATCTGGCCTCCTCAGTGTGTCAAATACGCAGCTTGGCCAGAGCCTGACTTTAGGCTTTCGTATCTTGTTTCACACACACTCAATGATTCCCATCCCTGGCTTGTTTGAAAGAGCATATGGCAAGGAGTAATCTGATATCAAGATGGATCCAAATGGATATTTGTGGAGTCCTAATACTGGCTTTGAATTCAGCGCACCACGTGTTTGTGGAATTGATGCGCGTGTGCCTTAGCTTAGCCTCAAGAACTTAGGTGAAACATGACTAGACGAGGACACGGCTTTGTGACTTTATATCTCGCTCACTATATACTTGAAATTTATCATCCATGGCTCATTAGAGAGAACACATGGCAAGGAGTAGATACACACCACTCTTGAACCAAATGGCTGTTTCTATTTCCTTAAATATGGACCTGAAGATAGCCCACCACGTGTTTGATAAATTGCTCACGCGTGCCCCTGGATTTGTGCCCAGCACCATGACTTGCACAAGTGTAATTCTTCAAACTTCTCTCCTTCGTATCTTTCTATTCACACCTCCTTTGATAAAATTTCCAACTACAATATTGTAGAGGGCTATGAAATGAACATTCTTGGTATTGACCTTGTCTTGAATTGAGGCCTAGAAGTGCGTGTAAGCTGGGGTCAAAGTCAGCTGCTTGACAAGTTTCAAACTCtcaaaattttttctaagtatggaatatGGTTTCCATGTGATTCTTCCAACTTTCTCGTCTTTTATCTCTTTAACCAGGCCTCGAATGAGAAAACTcccaactagagaattgtagagGACCATGATTTGAGCAACTTTCATGTTGAGACTTTCCTGAAAAAATGTTTTGAGATGCGTGCAATATCTGCATGAAGTGAGCTAGTCAACCAAATTTCcaacttttcaaatatttt is a window from the Vicia villosa cultivar HV-30 ecotype Madison, WI unplaced genomic scaffold, Vvil1.0 ctg.001822F_1_1, whole genome shotgun sequence genome containing:
- the LOC131636752 gene encoding actin-related protein 7-like → MFLLAAGFEERFQKESLLSSSAVRPTLVKILLQLLRVLLTTLPREDLSLELYSCCAEDDFAYLKTKDHCPVETHTLPDGQVITIGREIYTVGEALFQPSLLGLEAHGIVEQLVCTISTVTYDNHRQLLENTVVCGGTSSMTG